The proteins below are encoded in one region of Silene latifolia isolate original U9 population chromosome 2, ASM4854445v1, whole genome shotgun sequence:
- the LOC141639892 gene encoding uncharacterized protein LOC141639892: protein MGIADCFFWNVASIAKYSWWIANKKDSLWVRWVHHIYIKQDDWWNYSPTVNSSWVWRQICKVKDKLKLVMNIHTWVQKPFTTQQTYDCLMSARVQVPWNPFVWNRLCLPKVNFISWLFAKNRLLTKQRLLRFGVILDGVCCICATGPESQDHLFFYCQFSRQCLQLVSQWLGLNWTRFSLDDMLHWKFRSLLKKQVVMACIASLIYSIWVCRNSAKHDGCIPRPNRVLQQIQSMVKFRLQVLQSEANLLKSRPWLAARNLLLSANVRAM from the coding sequence TGATTGCTTTTTCTGGAATGTGGCAAGTATTGCCAAATACTCCTGGTGGATTGCTAATAAGAAGGACAGCCTCTGGGTGCGTTGGGTACATCATATTTACATTAAACAGGATGACTGGTGGAATTATTCTCCTACTGTTAACTCCAGTTGGGTGTGGCGCCAAATATGCAAGGTCAAGGATAAACTGAAGCTGGTTATGAATATCCATACCTGGGTTCAGAAGCCTTTCACTACTCAGCAGACTTATGATTGCTTGATGTCTGCTAGAGTTCAGGTGCCTTGGAATCCTTTTGTTTGGAATCGCTTATGCCTACCTAAAGTTAACTTCATTTCTTGGCTTTTTGCAAAGAATAGGCTACTTACTAAGCAGCGGCTTCTTAGATTTGGGGTGATTTTAGATGGCGTGTGCTGCATTTGTGCTACAGGCCCAGAATCTCAGGatcatttatttttttattgtcaGTTTAGCAGGCAGTGCTTGCAATTGGTGAGTCAGTGGCTGGGACTGAATTGGACCAGGTTTTCCCTGGATGATATGTTGCACTGGAAGTTCAGGAGCTTGTTGAAGAAACAGGTTGTCATGGCCTGTATTGCGAGTCTGATTTACAGCATATGGGTGTGTAGGAATTCTGCAAAACATGATGGATGCATTCCTAGACCAAATAGAGTATTGCAGCAGATTCAAAGTATGGTTAAGTTCAGACTGCAAGTGCTTCAATCTGAAGCAAATCTACTTAAAAGTCGTCCCTGGCTAGCAGCTAGGAACCTCTTATTGAGTGCTAATGTGAGAGCTATGTAG